The Castor canadensis chromosome 8, mCasCan1.hap1v2, whole genome shotgun sequence genome contains a region encoding:
- the LOC109680437 gene encoding olfactory receptor 2B11-like has protein sequence MYTGNASAPQIFILLGFSNHPWLQTPLFIMVLVAYVCTLVGNTLIIVASRVDPQLDSPMYFFLSNLSFLDLCFTTTTIPQFLLNLSSPDKSISYGGCVTQFYMFHFLGATECILLAVMSLDRFTAICKPLRYSAIMHQRLCILLVAVAWMSGLANSLLQSSLTVQLPLCGNNKVDNFLCEVPVMIKMSCADTTFNVAMLSVVGTFYSLVPLSLILVSYGFIVATVLKIRSSEGKKKAFHTCGSHVIVVSLFYGPVIIMYVQPSATNSQDKNKLVSLFYSLVTPMLNPFVYTLRNKDMKGAMRRFLISLYH, from the coding sequence CTCCAACCATCCTTGGTTGCAAACCCCCCTCTTCATAATGGTGCTTGTTGCTTATGTCTGCACACTGGTGGGCAATACCTTAATTATTGTGGCATCCAGAGTAGATCCTCAGCTTGACAGCCctatgtacttcttcctttccaatctctCCTTTTTGGACCTGTGCTTTACCACAACTACTATCCCTCAGTTCCTGCTAAACCTTTCAAGCCCAGACAAATCAATCAGCTATGGGGGGTGTGTTACCCAGTTTTATATGTTTCACTTTTTGGGGGCCACTGAGTGCATCCTCTTAGCTGTTATGTCCTTGGATCGTTTCACTGCCATCTGCAAGCCCTTGAGGTACTCAGCTATCATGCACCAGAGACTCTGCATCCTTCTAGTGGCCGTGGCATGGATGAGTGGCTTGGCTAACTCCTTGCTTCAGTCATCCCTTACTGTCCAGCTGCCACTCTGTGGTAACAATAAAGTAGACAACTTCCTCTGTGAGGTCCCCGTGATGATCAAGATGTCATGTGCTGACACCACATTCAATGTAGCTATGCTCTCTGTTGTGGGGACATTCTATTCCCTGGTTCCCTTGTCACTTATCCTTGTTTCCTATGGGTTCATTGTAGCTACTGTGCTTAAGATTCGCTCctcagagggaaagaagaaggccTTTCATACATGTGGCTCTCATGTTATAGTTGTGTCTCTTTTCTATGGACCAGTGATCATCATGTATGTACAGCCTTCTGCTACTAACTCCCAGGACAAGAACAAACTCGTGTCTCTCTTCTACAGTTTGGTGACTCCTATGCTTAACCCTTTTGTCTACACTTTGAGAAATAAGGATATGAAGGGAGCCATGAGAAGGTTCCTTATCTCACTGTACCATTGA